One Candidatus Komeilibacteria bacterium CG_4_10_14_0_2_um_filter_37_10 genomic window, AAACGATTGAGGCGCTACATAATACCAATGAATCATTAATTTCCTTTCGACTAAACGATATCATGAAATTACTCACTATTATGTCAGTAATTATTATTCCTGGTAATCTCATTGCTTCACTCTTTGGCATGAACACTGTATTTACCCCTCTCGTGCATCATCCGAACGGTTTTTTCATTATTGTCTTATCCATGCTACTAATTATGACTTCTCTCATATTGATTTTTAAACGGAAAAAGTGGTTATAAAATAATTAAAGAGAATGTTGATTATCCCACTGATTTATCACGTGGGATTTTAAAACCTTAAACAAGTTAATTTAACTTGAATTTTTCGTTAAATTTAGCTAAAATATTAACATGCCCACAATACAACTATACAATACTTTATCCAGAAAAAAGGAAATCTTTCAGCCGCTCAATGAAAATCAACTAACCTTTTATTCTTGCGGCCCGACGGTTTATAACTATCCACATATCGGCAATTTGCGTGCTTATGTGATGAACGACTTAGTCAAAAGAACTTTTCTCTATAATGACTACCAGGTTAAACATATCATTAATTTAACTGATGTCGGCCATTTAACTTCTGACGCTGATGATGGTGAGGATAAAATAGAAAAAGCTAAACTGCGAGAAAATAAAACTGCTTGGGACATTGCCGCCTTTTATATCAAAGCCTTCCAAGACGACTGTGATTTATTAAATATCATCACACCGACTAAATACGTACGAGCCACGGACTGCATCAAAGAACAATTAGCTGTGGTTAAAATTCTGGATCAAAAAGGCTACCTCTATCAAACTAATGATGGTCTGTATTTAGATACTAGCAAATTAAAACATTATGGCCTGTTAGCCAAACTAGATATTCAAGGACTTAAAGCCGGCGCTAGAATTGAACAAAATCCCGACAAAAAAAATATTACGGACTTTGCTGTTTGGAAATTTTCACCACCAAATTCTCATCGTGATATGGAATGGGATTCGCCCTGGGGTATCGGTTTTCCTGGTTGGCATTTAGAATGCTCAGTGATCTCCAGTCTTAACCTGGGTCAACAATTTGATTTGCACAGTGGAGGCATTGAACATATTCCCGTACATCATACCAATGAAATCGCTCAATCAGAAGCGGCCTATGGTGTCATACCGGCACACTATTGGTTACACATCAATCACCTCAATTTAAAAAGTGGCAAGATGGCTAAATCGTCTGGTACTTTTATCCGCTTACAAGATCTGA contains:
- a CDS encoding cysteine--tRNA ligase, whose product is MPTIQLYNTLSRKKEIFQPLNENQLTFYSCGPTVYNYPHIGNLRAYVMNDLVKRTFLYNDYQVKHIINLTDVGHLTSDADDGEDKIEKAKLRENKTAWDIAAFYIKAFQDDCDLLNIITPTKYVRATDCIKEQLAVVKILDQKGYLYQTNDGLYLDTSKLKHYGLLAKLDIQGLKAGARIEQNPDKKNITDFAVWKFSPPNSHRDMEWDSPWGIGFPGWHLECSVISSLNLGQQFDLHSGGIEHIPVHHTNEIAQSEAAYGVIPAHYWLHINHLNLKSGKMAKSSGTFIRLQDLINKNIDPLAYRYYLLQTHYATAIVYTEEALLAAQTGFHNLQQRISTLTGKGKILPDYKNKFIELINNDFNSPQAMALVWEILKNDKLTDADKKTTILDFDQVLGLNLKKLKPLKIPQKIKLLATKRWQTKQNKNFTQADQLRQQIEIQGYLINDSADSYYIVKQ